From Lacerta agilis isolate rLacAgi1 chromosome Z, rLacAgi1.pri, whole genome shotgun sequence, the proteins below share one genomic window:
- the NTMT1 gene encoding N-terminal Xaa-Pro-Lys N-methyltransferase 1, protein MASDVVENEMEFYSKAEKYWKDIPPTVDGMLGGYGHISSIDINSSKKFLHRFLRDGPNRTGTSRALDCGAGIGRITKRLLLPLFRTVDMVDVTEDFLNKARSYLGEEGRRVRNYFCCGLQDFSPEPSAYDVIWIQWVIGHLTDDHLSSFLKRCRLGLQPNGIIVIKDNMAQEGVIMDDVDSSVCRDLNVVCKIIRCAGLNLLAQEKQENFPDEIYHVYTLAMR, encoded by the exons ATGGCGAGCGATGTTGTGGAGAACGAGATGGAGTTCTACTCCAAGGCTGAGAAATACTGGAAGGACATCCCCCCAACAGTGGATGGGATGCTGGGGGGCTACGGGCACATCTCCAGCATCGACATCAACAGTTCCAAGAAGTTCCTGCACCGTTTTTTGCGG GATGGACCTAACAGGACAGGGACCTCCCGCGCCTTGGACTGTGGGGCTGGCATTGGCCGGATCACCAAGCGGCTCCTGCTGCCACTTTTCCGAACGGTGGACATGGTGGATGTCACAGAGGACTTCCTTAACAAGGCCCGGAGCTACCTGGGTGAGGAGGGTCGGCGTGTCAGGAACTACTTCTGCTGCGGCCTGCAGGACTTCAGCCCCGAGCCTAGTGCCTACGACGTCATCTGGATCCAGTGGGTGATAG GGCACCTGACAGACGACCACCTCTCCAGCTTCTTGAAGCGCTGCCGCCTGGGCCTGCAGCCCAATGGCATCATAGTCATCAAGGACAATATGGCCCAGGAAGGGGTCATTATGGACGACGTGGACAGCAGTGTCTGCCGGGACCTGAACGTTGTCTGCAAGATCATCCGCTGTGCTGGCCTCAACCTGCTGGCccaggagaagcaggagaacttTCCTGACGAAATCTATCACGTTTACACTCTAGCAATGAGATGA
- the ASB6 gene encoding ankyrin repeat and SOCS box protein 6, whose translation MPFLHGFRRIIFEYQPLVDEILECMDPLVQEMMDSASPVVEDDRRIAALNDLLERNANSVYYQEGVSYSLLKMAEYGVVRAAEALLRGGADVTFEDPITYYTSLHIAVMRNKPDMVELLVQQGADINRRDRVHESSPLDLASEEPERLPCLKRLLQLGADVNAADKHGKTALLHALASSDGVQIHNTENIRLLLEGGADVKATTKDGDTVFSYIIFLLGETVGGDEEEVRTINRFCFQVTQLLMTHGANPSECPTYESLTHLCLKSFRLHFPLLRFLLEFGASYNCTLHGPACWSGFSIIFERLCSHLSGSEDDTFSVDLFQKAETVLELMASSSQTIKLPSNFDINLRNLSRYHGKRISDLFTSLKQLEHSPPTLKQICRVFLRQHLRPWPIDEKVKALPLPSLLKKYILIDLSSSADAAIC comes from the exons ATGCCGTTCCTTCATGGCTTCCGACGGATCATCTTTGAGTACCAGCCGTTAGTTGACGAGATCCTGGAATGCATGGATCCTTTGGTGCAGGAAATGATGGACAG CGCCAGCCCTGTGGTAGAAGATGACAGACGGATTGCGGCACTTAATGACCTGCTGGAGAGGAATGCCAACTCTGTGTACTACCAAGAGGGTGTGAGCTATTCATTGCTGAAGATGGCGGAGTATGGGGTGGTCCGAGCCGCAGAAGCCCTCCTGCGTGGTGGGGCAGACGTCACCTTTGAAG ATCCAATCACTTATTATACATCACTGCACATTGCCGTAATGCGGAACAAGCCAGACATGGTGGAGCTGTTGGTGCAGCAAGGTGCAGACATCAACCGGAGAGACAGG GTGCACGAAAGCAGCCCCCTAGATCTGGCTAGCGAAGAGCCAGAACGCCTTCCTTGCCTAAAGCGACTTTTGCAACTTGGAGCCGATGTCAATGCAGCTGATAAACATG gAAAGACTGCTCTACTGCATGCACTAGCCAGCAGTGATGGGGTTCAGATCCACAATACGGAAAACATTCGCCTTTTGTTGGAAGGAG GTGCCGATGTGAAGGCCACAACAAAAGATGGCGACACCGTCTTCTCCTACATCATCTTCCTCCTTGGGGAGACAGTGGGAGGTGACGAAGAGGAGGTCCGGACCATCAACCGCTTCTGCTTCCAGGTCACTCAGCTGCTGATGACCCACGGGGCCAACCCTAGCGAGTGCCCAACCTACGAGTCCCTCACCCACCTGTGCCTGAAGAGCTTCCGGctccactttcccctcctgcgcTTCCTCCTGGAGTTTGGGGCATCATACAACTGCACCCTCCATGGGCCCGCCTGCTGGTCGGGCTTCAGCATTATCTTTGAGAGGCTGTGCTCCCACCTGAGCGGGTCAGAGGACGACACCTTCTCTGTCGACCTGTTCCAGAAAGCCGAGACGGTGCTGGAGCTCATGGCCTCGAGCTCGCAGACCATCAAGCTCCCCAGCAACTTTGACATCAATCTCAGGAACCTCAGCCGGTACCACGGGAAGAGGATCTCGgacctcttcaccagcctgaagCAGCTGGAACACTCCCCTCCTACCCTGAAGCAGATATGCCGGGTTTTCCTGCGACAGCATCTCAGACCCTGGCCAATTGACGAAAAAGTCAAGGCCCTCCCGCTTCCCAGcctgttaaaaaaatatatcctcaTAGACCTGAGCAGCTCTGCGGATGCGGCCATCTGCTGA